GGGCTATGGTCACCAACAACTACAATATCAGTATGCTTAAAACCACCTCTTTTTATTTCATCAGCAAGTACCTGAAAAAACTGATGTTGAAGATTCAAATTCCGGCATGCTTCTTGTCTTCCATTAAATAATGGCTGATGGCAATCATAAGTATTCGCTCCCAACATATCCAGCTCAGAATAAGGATGATGGGTGTTCAGTGTTAGCCAGTATATAAATGATTTACCCTGTGCAGATTTATTGGCAGCTGATACATCATGCACAATATTATAATCACAAGCTCCGGGGAATGAATAACAAAGTTTTATATTACTAAAATGTGGATAAAAATGTGTATCTTGCAAACCCATATACGGATACCATTCTTTACGGTTATACATCTTAGAAGAGGATCCATGAAAAGCTTGTATATCATAACCTTGTTTTTGTAATCTTACCGGAACACATTTTTTGAACTTATCAAACGGGCCTAGTTTAAAATTGGAACTTTTGGCTTTCAAATCACATAACTCTCGCAGCTCCCCCATTATGGTACTGTGGAGTGCTGGATTTTCACCCTGAGCAATTAGTTTTACATTGGGCAAATTCAGCAAAGGTGCTTTTACCGATGAATTAATAGCGCCATGTTCAGGTACAAAAGTACCCCATGATTCATTTAAAATGAATAGTATTTTTTTGGGGGGATGCTGCAAATTAATCTGTTTTTGTAACACACCTCCATGTGGCCAATCGTAAAACTCAGGGTTGACTTTTCTGAGCCAAAAAATTTGCATATTATATTTATAATTTTGAATAGTTTCGTAGTAACTGCCCCACCAACCAGTAGTCTTATAGCGATCAGAAAGATTAGTACCACGATAATCGTAAAAGCAAAATACAAACAATAAATATAATATAGATAATGGTAGAATCATTTGCGTTGTAGCAAAACGAACCAAATATTTGAAAATTAGAAATAAACTTAATATCAGATAACCAAAAATTAATCCTAAAATTATCCAATATAATTTTGGAGCTTGGGGAAGAAAATAAAGTAACCCAATGAATTCTGATAAATTTTCATAACGATAAAATTGCTTGATCCAATACAAAATGTCAAATATATAAATGCAAACGTAGGAGATGGTAAATAATAATATTGACCAATTTTTTCGCAAACACAATAATGGAATAATCCAAACGTATTCCAATACAACCACATACCGCTGGGAGTGAATCAATGCGTGTGATAACCAGAAAAAACCATTATTTATAATTAGATAAAAAGCGATAAAAAGCCATAACCGAAAAGAAAAATACTTATTAAATATATGTATTAATTTGGAAAATAAAGGGAAATGTACTTCAATATTCATCAATATTTCTTATATAAAGTTTAAATATGATCACATATAAATGAAATTTTCATAAATGATATCATATGAAAATTAAGACTGAAAATATATTTTGGATATTTACATTAATTCGAATATTTACTGACATTACGTACAAATATTTCCCCCCAATAAAACAATAAAGTAAAATCTAAAATAATATTAGTAAATATTATTTTAGAAAAAGATTGTCTATCAAAATTTTATAAGACTATAAATTTCAATACTTTAATTTAGAAAATATCTGTAATTTCATTATCGTTTATAGTAAATTGCAATGTACAAACCTACTGGCTCCCAGTACCCATTTCTATAGTCAAAATCTTTTAAAATATATAAATTTTTTATAACATTAAGGCATCAATAAAAATATTGGGCAAAGGATTTTTTTACCCATACTTTCGCTTCAAATAATTTTTGCAACTATTATGGATTTGGAAATTTAAAAATTAAAGGCGATAAAAACTGTAAGGTACCCTTTATTACTAATTTAGAAGTAATTACACAGGTTACCTTACAAAATTTAGTTAAATATAAACTATTTCAATTTACTCGTACGTGAATATATGGCACAGAATCAGGCTTAAAACTGTCTTTATATTTATCTAACATAATAGGAGGGCTATGGTCACCTACAACTACGATGTCAGTGTTCTTAAATCCTCCGGCTTTTATTTCATCAGCAAGTACCTGAAAAAACTGATGTTGAAGATTCAAATTCCGACATGCTTCTTGTCTTCCATTAAATAATGGCTGATGGCAATCATAAGTATTCGCTCCCAACATATCCAGCTCAGAATAAGGATGATGGGTGTTCAGTGTTAGCCAGTATATAAATGATTTACCCTGTGCAGATTTATTGGCAGCTGATACATCATGCACAATATTGTAGTCACAAGCTCCAGGAAATGAATGACATTGCTTAATATTACTGAATTGAGGAAAAAAATGCGCATCTTGCAAATCCATATGTGGATACCAATCTTTTCTGTCATACATCTTGGCATAAGAACCATGGAAAGCTTGGACTGTGTACCCTTGTTTTTGTAATCTTACCGGAACACAT
This portion of the Snodgrassella alvi genome encodes:
- a CDS encoding sulfatase-like hydrolase/transferase produces the protein MNIEVHFPLFSKLIHIFNKYFSFRLWLFIAFYLIINNGFFWLSHALIHSQRYVVVLEYVWIIPLLCLRKNWSILLFTISYVCIYIFDILYWIKQFYRYENLSEFIGLLYFLPQAPKLYWIILGLIFGYLILSLFLIFKYLVRFATTQMILPLSILYLLFVFCFYDYRGTNLSDRYKTTGWWGSYYETIQNYKYNMQIFWLRKVNPEFYDWPHGGVLQKQINLQHPPKKILFILNESWGTFVPEHGAINSSVKAPLLNLPNVKLIAQGENPALHSTIMGELRELCDLKAKSSNFKLGPFDKFKKCVPVRLQKQGYDIQAFHGSSSKMYNRKEWYPYMGLQDTHFYPHFSNIKLCYSFPGACDYNIVHDVSAANKSAQGKSFIYWLTLNTHHPYSELDMLGANTYDCHQPLFNGRQEACRNLNLQHQFFQVLADEIKRGGFKHTDIVVVGDHSPPIVFDEFKDSFKPDSVPFIHIRVN